A window from Peromyscus eremicus chromosome 1, PerEre_H2_v1, whole genome shotgun sequence encodes these proteins:
- the Calhm3 gene encoding calcium homeostasis modulator protein 3 produces the protein MDRFRMLSQHLQSSSESVMNGICLLLAAITVKMYSSFDFNCPCLARYNALYGLGLLLTPPLALFLCGLLVNRQSVVMVEEWRRPAGRRKKDLGIIRYMCSSVLQRALAAPLLWILLALLDGKCFVCAFSNSVDPEKFLDFANMTPSQVQLFLAKVPCKEDVMVKDSPARKAVSRYLRCLSQAIGWSITLLLIVAAFLARCLRPCFDQTVFLQRRYWSNYVDLEQKLFDETCCEHARDFAHRCVLHFFASMQRELQALGLRRDPRGGIPESQEPPDPPEDLDSGSGKAYLRAISSREQVDHLLSTWYSSKPALDLTASSRLWGPGLNHRAPIAAPGTKLCRQVDV, from the exons ATGGATAGGTTCCGGATGCTCTCCCAGCACCTTCAGTCCAGCTCGGAGTCCGTGATGAACGGCATTTGCCTTCTGCTGGCTGCCATCACAGTCAAGATGTACTCCTCCTTCGACTTCAACTGCCCCTGCCTAGCACGCTACAATGCCCTCTATGGCCTGGGCCTGCTGCTCACACCCCCTCTGGCCctcttcctctgtggtctcttggTCAATAGACAAtctgtggtgatggtggaggaaTGGCGCCGGCCAGCAGGCCGCCGGAAGAAGGACCTGGGCATCATCAG GTACATGTGCTCCTCCGTGCTGCAGCGAGCTCTGGCGGCACCCCTGCTCTGGATCCTGCTGGCTCTCCTCGACGGGAAGTGTTTCGTGTGCGCCTTCAGCAACTCCGTTGACCCTGAGAAGTTTCTGGATTTTGCCAACATGACCCCCAGCCAGGTACAGCTCTTCCTAGCCAAGGTGCCCTGCAAGGAGGACGTGATGGTTAAAGATAGCCCCGCACGCAAGGCTGTCTCTCGATACCTGCGGTGCCTGTCACAG GCCATCGGCTGGAGTATTACCTTGCTGCTGATAGTGGCAGCCTTCCTAGCCCGCTGCCTGAGGCCCTGCTTCGACCAGACCGTTTTCCTACAGCGCAGATACTGGAGCAACTATGTGGACCTGGAACAGAAGCTCTTCGATGAGACATGCTGTGAGCATGCGCGGGACTTCGCGCACCGCTGTGTGCTGCACTTCTTCGCCAGCATGCAGAGAGAGCTGCAGGCTCTGGGGCTACGCAGGGACCCTAGAGGTGGAATCCCAGAGTCACAGGAACCCCCAGATCCCCCTGAGGACCTGGATAGTGGAAGCGGGAAGGCATACCTGCGTGCGATCTCCAGCCGGGAGCAGGTAGATCACCTGCTAAGTACCTGGTACTCCAGCAAGCCGGCCCTTGACCTCACAGCGTCCTCCAGGCTCTGGGGGCCTGGCCTCAACCACCGTGCCCCTATAGCTGCTCCAGGTACCAAGCTGTGCCGCCAGGTCGATGTGTAG